A segment of the Synechococcus sp. CBW1002 genome:
CCCCATCCGGTCTCGGCTCATCCGAGGCCCAGGGCCTGAAGCACCGGGTCGATGGAGAGCTCCTGCAGCTGAGCGGCCTCGCCCAGGCCCGTCACCCCCTGGCGCTGGGGCAGGCTGGCCGGATCGCGGCCCAGGGCCACCAGCGGCACACCGCACAGCAGGGCCAGCTCGATCGTGACGGGATCGCTGGCCAGCACCACGTCGGCGGCGGCCACCTGGGCAGCCCGCCGCCGCAGGGAGCCGGAACTCGGGCTGGGCGCAGTGGGCTCCAGGGTGAGGCTGCGCAGATCGCTGAGGCGGGTCTGGATGCGCTCCGGCAGGGCCTGCCAGTGGGGAGCCGGCCAGTCGCCGGCGCCGCCGGTTGGTGCCAGCAGGAGCATCGGCCCGGAGCCTTGTGGCAGGGCAGCGCTGGCCTTGTCCAGATCCGCCCTGGCGATCGGCAGGCGGTAGGCCGCGGCATCCAACCGCACCCCAACGGGGCGCAGGTAGGCCTCCAGGCGCTGATCGATCCAGCCCTGGCTGGAGGGAACAATCCGTTCGGTGGCCGAGAACCCCGCCGCCGCCACCCGGGTGGGGATGTGGCTCATCGACAGCAGCAGATCAATGGCACGGCCACCGGGTCCGCTGGCCACGAGGTTGATACAGAGCTGAAAATCAGGATCCCTCACCAGGCCCAGCAGGTTGGTCCAGTCGGCCAGGGTGGCCTTGCCATAGGCGATCGGCAGGATTTTCTCCACGGCCGGCAACAGACTCCAGACGGTCCCGGCTTCAGGGCTGCAGGCCACCTGCACCTGGAACCCGAGCTGATCCGCCGCTGCCGCCACCGCCGGCAGAACCTGCAACTGGCTGACGCTGTCGCCTGGAATCAGAAAAAGGGCGCGCATCAGGCGTTGGGCGGGGCATCGCGGCCTGATTGTATGGAGCAGTTCCTGATCTGCCCGTCGTTCCGGGAGCTGCTTGTGCATCTGCTGATCGCCGCCGCCGGCAGCGGCCGCCGTATGGGGGCCGAGGGCAACAAGCTCCTGCTGGCGGTGGCCGGTCGTCCCGTGCTGGCCTGGACTCTGGATGCGGCCCTGGCCTGTCCGGTGATCCGCTGGATCGGGGTGGTGGGTCAGCCCGTGGATGAGGAGGCCGTGGCGGCGATTGTGGCGGCAGCCGGGCCCAGGCTGCCGGTGCAGTGGATCGTGGGCGGCGACACCCGGCAGGAATCGGTGAGCCGCGGCCTGGCGGCCCTGCCCACCGAGGCCGAGGGGGTCCTGATCCACGATGGAGCCCGCTGCCTGGTGGAGCCGGAGCTGCTGAGCCGCTGCGCCGAGGCCGTGGCCGCCGGCGCAGCCGTGATCGCCGCCACCCCCGTGACCGACACGATCAAGCAGGTGGACGATGCGGGCACGATCCAAGCCACCCCCGATCGCAGCGACCTCTGGGCAGCCCAGACGCCCCAGGGCTTCCCGGTGGACGATCTGCGCCAGGCCCATGCGATCGCCGCCACCGAGGGCTGGAGCGTCACCGACGACGCGGCCCTGTTCGAAAAGCTCGGAAAACCCGTCAAGGTGCTGCAGGCGCCGCCGTCCAACATCAAGCTCACCACGCCCTTTGATCTCACGATTGCCGAGGCGGTGCTGGCCCAGCGGGCGGCCGGATGAGTGCTGACAACTGCGCCGCTGAACACCGCACCACGGCTCAGATCCCACCCACCTCCAGGGTGCCGAGCCGGCCATCCAGCCGGGCCGGTGC
Coding sequences within it:
- a CDS encoding glycosyltransferase family 9 protein, giving the protein MRALFLIPGDSVSQLQVLPAVAAAADQLGFQVQVACSPEAGTVWSLLPAVEKILPIAYGKATLADWTNLLGLVRDPDFQLCINLVASGPGGRAIDLLLSMSHIPTRVAAAGFSATERIVPSSQGWIDQRLEAYLRPVGVRLDAAAYRLPIARADLDKASAALPQGSGPMLLLAPTGGAGDWPAPHWQALPERIQTRLSDLRSLTLEPTAPSPSSGSLRRRAAQVAAADVVLASDPVTIELALLCGVPLVALGRDPASLPQRQGVTGLGEAAQLQELSIDPVLQALGLG
- the ispD gene encoding 2-C-methyl-D-erythritol 4-phosphate cytidylyltransferase — translated: MEQFLICPSFRELLVHLLIAAAGSGRRMGAEGNKLLLAVAGRPVLAWTLDAALACPVIRWIGVVGQPVDEEAVAAIVAAAGPRLPVQWIVGGDTRQESVSRGLAALPTEAEGVLIHDGARCLVEPELLSRCAEAVAAGAAVIAATPVTDTIKQVDDAGTIQATPDRSDLWAAQTPQGFPVDDLRQAHAIAATEGWSVTDDAALFEKLGKPVKVLQAPPSNIKLTTPFDLTIAEAVLAQRAAG